Proteins encoded in a region of the Polyodon spathula isolate WHYD16114869_AA chromosome 9, ASM1765450v1, whole genome shotgun sequence genome:
- the LOC121320547 gene encoding zinc finger CCCH domain-containing protein 13-like isoform X1: MSKIRRKVTVENSKTISDSTSRRPSVFERLGPSTGSNAETQCRNWQKTGNCVYGNTCRYTHGPQPRGKGYSGSYKRSPERPTGDLRERMKNKRQDAEPDAQKRNPDEPTSPVARRDSSRSRHREKEDIKITKERTPESEDEPTEWEANREDSDNGDYDYELSLEMKRQKIQRELMKLEQENMEKREEIVINKEEHISKSRSSNYSKMSPEPVKSKGSPSSRKSSGSPKHKASPKASSGKKEKKVAGLSSPGTDQQRSSKAVQGKKKGPRTPSPPPPPPLPPPPPPSVQEQSPVAKKHKEKHKAKERMEDKSKETKERGRDSEKQRSKERKEKRRDHSENSQKQKISQSPEDRSGSNSSPSREFSPSRRKSSSPSLTRSATQKTAFSPSRRSPTPPRHRSPTPTRHHSSSSHSGSSAQRHSPSPRRKRSVSPYQREAVSPRRSCSPYLARPSSPQRRASPNRTHSQGRDKGRQERDRSPPSHDRRHDRREEGRGKREKETREERDYEPEQGTSREPRDDRESREVRERREARDRRDTRETRETRDTRETRDARETRDYRDSKDTRDPRAETRSTRDLHDYRERDRERERERDRGEAHRKDEPFQEDRSYGRGHTREDSNRSDTRNETRSEARNETRNDSRNEPRNERAGRGRARGPEPPEKGSRGTRGSQFDSNTSNYHENWESRSSYSERVPERDRYEGDRREQARDSSFDRRGGHAERDRRENRDRDQRPASPTRHQSRNDDIERDERRDERRPDRVDDRRDERTRDRDREREREREKEREKEKEKERDREKERELERDRVRDRERDREREREKEREKEREREREREREREREERERERTREREREQRERERQREQREWEDREKGREERRDRRDDQKEERTLRDPHEERKASRKRHRVESSPSPHPSPKRIRDASPDSEGCNSTEEKNEKHRLLSQVVRPKESSRSPARVVAEEKPSRWKEEDKKVEKKERTKHDEPEHRDRAATRQRDHLSDGTAVGSRRSKEPPPPPESVSQPPAEDQVATDRTHDDGKKKTKSQKKGLKKNRKDDDGSSLAERYNPEPSAAEESVVVLSPRKVPKKKAVEKKRKRSRGGESDISEEEAVAAAQPPSKKKRGPRTPPLVVQSAVKEKFPAQVAEKSSTDEAMQPTKGEGANFSDWSDEDVPERAEIAAPEKKPSVETPKKGQKSKGRDRVEPPAAAAATAAATALVVAEELPLQLPPAQPPAPQHHRKASDQKRSSSLGSNQSRTSSSRLRSPSNESHPSGDDQGARRRRLQGRSRDRECERERIPAVEPTVERKSRIDQLKRGEPSRSTSSDRQDSQSHSSRRSSPESERQARSRAGSYDSRERLPEREREREREQEQLSRERERKDGRQRDWDREPETRDWSRGREANRNREQRDRDRELRRRDIDPDRERHIPEGHDRDISLHGEVKRLEPKQEKDFEPLLCEAVPVEAERTEKTLDSLHELEEANEAEKPHSLAGDDDGKADDVQSLGSGGEEYEPISDDELDEILAEGAEKREDQQDDDKMLDPMHAIDVDWSSLMPKKHIEAREPGAALLKFTPGAVLLRTGISKRLAGPQLFSRVKEACRGELEDPSDAEKLFEHELGALNMAALKRKEERAGLLRNLGPCCKALCSRRDIAIRKQLLKNEKGTTKQMYTNPPVVDNELLQLSLRLFKRKTAFQVPNQEKTESSSTLSQPTVQSEVCVS, from the exons ATGTCCAAAATCAGGAGGAAGGTAACCGTGGAAAATTCAAAGACCATATCGGACAGTACCTCCCGCAGACCCAGTGTGTTTGAGAGACTTGGGCCAAGTACAGGAAGCAATGCCGAG acacAGTGTCGAAATTGGCAAAAGACTGGCAATTGTGTTTATGGAAATACCTGTCGGTACACGCATGGACCCCAGCCAAGAGGGAAAGGCTATAGTGGTTCATACAAAAG GTCACCAGAAAGACCTACGGGAGATCTTcgagagaggatgaagaataaaAGACAAGACGCTGAACCAGATGCTCAAAAGAGAAATCCAGACGAGCCCACTTCTCCTGTTGCTAGA AGAGACTCGTCACGTAGCAGACACAGAGAAAAGGaagatattaaaataacaaaagagcGTACTCCGGAAAGTGAGGATGAACCCACAGAGTGGGAAGCCAATAGAGAAG ACTCTGACAACGGTGATTATGATTATGAATTGTCCCTGGAAATGAAGAGACAGAAGATTCAACGGGAGCTGATGAAGCTAGAGCAGGAGAATATGGAAAAGAGAGAGGAGATTGTCATAAATAaggag gAACACATCAGCAAGAGCAGGAGTAGCAACTATTCAAAG ATGTCTCCTGAGCCAGTCAAATCCAAAGGATCTCCTTCATCCCGAAAATCCAGTGGCTCCCCTAAACACAAAGCAAGCCCCAAGGCTTCTTCaggcaagaaagaaaaaaaggtggCTGGGCTATCTTCACCTGGCACAGACCAGCAGAG GTCTTCTAAGGCTGTCCAGGGTAAAAAGAAAGGCCCTCGTACCCCaagtcctcctcctcctcctcctcttcctcctcctcctcccccctctgtCCAGGAGCAAAGCCCTGTAGccaagaaacacaaagaaaaacacaaagctaAAGAAAGAATGGAAGACAAATCAAAGGAGACCAAAGAAAGGGGCAGGGATTCGGAGAAGCAAAGAAGCAAAGAAAGGAAGGAGAAGCGCAG GGATCATTCGGAGAACtcccagaaacaaaaaatatccCAGTCGCCGGAGGACCGGTCTGGCAGTAACTCTTCTCCTTCTAGGGAATTCTCTCCTTCAAGAAGGAAATCATCGTCACCATCACTAACAAGATCTGCCACACAGAAAACAGCCTTCTCACCATCTCGCAg ATCACCCACCCCTCCAAGACATCGCAGCCCAACACCCACTAGGCACCACTCCTCTTCATCCCACTCTGGCTCCTCAGCTCAAAGGCATTCTCCCTCTCCCCGACGTAAGCGCTCAGTTTCGCCCTACCAGCGGGAGGCAGTTTCCCCCAGGCGCTCCTGCTCCCCATACCTGGCCCGGCCATCTTCCCCACAACGCAGGGCTAGCCCTAACCGGACCCACTCCCAGGGCAGAGACAAGGGAAGACAGGAGAGGGATCGGAGCCCTCCTTCACACGACCGACGACATGACCGGAGGGAAG AAGGTCGAGGTAAACGAGAGAAGGAGACCCGTGAGGAGCGGGATTATGAACCGGAGCAGGGCACCTCCCGTGAGCCAAGGGATGATCGAGAGTCAAGAGAGGTGCGAGAGCGGAGGGAGGCCCGGGATCGCAGGGACACACGAGAAACTAGAGAGACGCGGGACACACGGGAAACTCGTGATGCCAGGGAGACCCGAGATTACAGGGACAGCAAAGACACTCGGGATCCGAGAGCAGAGACACGCTCCACCCGCGACTTGCACGATTACAGGGAGAGAGATCgcgaacgggagagagagagggaccgAGGGGAAGCCCACAGGAAGGATGAACCCTTCCAAGAGGACAGGAGCTACGGGCGTGGCCACACCAGGGAGGATAGTAATCGTTCGGACACCAGGAATGAGACCCGCAGTGAGGCCAGAAATGAGACCCGGAACGACTCCAGGAATGAACCTCGCAATGAGAGAGCTGGGAGAGGAAGGGCCAGAGGGCCTGAACCACCAGAAAAGG GGAGCCGTGGGACAAGAGGGAGTCAGTTTGACAGCAACACCAGCAACTACCATGAAAACTGGGAATCCAGGAGCAGCTATTCCGAGAGAGTGCCTGAGAGGGATCGATACGAGGGCGATCGGAGAGAGCAAGCCAGAGACTCTTCCTTTGACAGAAGAGGAGGCCATGCAGAGCGGGACCGCAGAGAGAACAGAGACAGAG ATCAGAGACCTGCCTCTCCAACAAGACACCAGAGTCGGAATGATGACATTGAGCGGGACGAGAGAAGAGATGAACGGAGACCAGACAGAGTAGATGACAGGAGGGATGAGAGAACCAGGGATCGTGATCGGGAGAGGGAacgggagagggagaaggagcgagagaaagagaaagagaaagagcgagatagggagaaggagagagagctGGAGCGCGACCGAGTAAGGGACAGGGaaagagatagagaaagagagagggagaaggagcgagagaaggaaagggagcgggagagagagcgagagcgagaaagggagagggaagagagggaGCGGGAAAGGACCAGGGAGAGGGAACGTGAGCAGCGAGAGAGGGAAAGGCAGCGAGAACAGAGAGAGTGGGAGGACAGAGAGAAGGGCCGTGAGGAGCGCAGGGACCGGAGGGACGACCAGAAAGAGGAGCGCACCCTAAGAGACCCACATGAAGAAAGGAAAGCCAG CAGGAAGCGGCACCGTGTAGAAAGCAGCCCCAGCCCTCATCCCTCTCCAAAGAGAATCCGTGATGCCTCTCCTGACAGTGAAGGCTGCAACAGTACAGAGGAGAAAA ATGAGAAGCACAGGTTGCTGAGTCAGGTTGTGCGTCCGAAAGAATCTTCCCGCTCCCCGGCACGTGTTGTAGCAGAGGAGAAACCAAGCCGGTGGAAAGAAGAGGACAAGAAGGTGGAAAAGAAGGAGAGAACGAAACATGATGAGCCAGAGCACCGGGACAGGGCAGCTACCAGGCAGAGAGACCATCTCTCAGATGGCACTGCTGTGGGGTCCAGAAGGAGCAAGGAGCCACCACCCCCTCCAGAATCAGTTAGCCAACCACCAGCAGAGGATCAGGTGGCCACAGACAGGACCCACGATGACGGCAAGAAGAAGACCAAGTCTCAGAAGAAGGGTTTGAAGAAGAACCGGAAGGACGACGATGGCAGCAGCTTGGCTGAGAGGTACAACCCAGAGCCGTCGGCTGCTGAGGAATCTGTAGTCGTGCTGTCCCCCAGGAAGGTGCCGAAAAAGAAGGCAGTAGAAAAGAAACGCAAACGGTCCCGTGGAGGGGAGTCGGACATCTCGGAGGAGGAGGCCGTCGCCGCTGCCCAGCCACCAAGCAAAAAGAAACGAGGGCCCAGGACCCCACCTCTGGTTGTCCAGTCAGCTGTCAAGGAGAAGTTCCCAGCGCAGGTTGCAGAGAAGAGCAGTACTGATGAAGCAATGCAGCCCACCAAAGGAGAAGGGGCCAACTTTAGCGACTGGTCTGATGAGGATGTCCCTGAACGTGCTGAGATTGCAGCACCTGAGAAGAAGCCCTCTGTGGAGACGCCCAAGAAGGGTCAAAAGAGCAAAGGAAGGGACAGGGTTGAGCCGCCTGCCGCAGCCGCAGCCACTGCAGCAGCCACTGCTTTGGTAGTAGCCGAAGAGCTCCCACTGCAGCTGCCCCCAGCGCAGCCTCCAGCACCACAGCACCACCGCAAAGCATCAGACCAGAAGCGCAGCAGCAGTCTGGGCAGTAACCAGAGCCGTACTTCCTCCAGTCGGCTCAGGTCTCCCTCAAATGAATCACACCCCAGTGGGGATGACCAGGGTGCCAGAAGAAGGCGTCTCCAGGGGCGCTCTCGAGACAGGGAATGTGAGAGGGAGAGGATCCCAGCTGTGGAGCCCACTGTAGAGAGGAAGTCCCGTATAGATCAACTCAAGCGAGGGGAGCCCAGCCGAAGCACATCTTCAG atCGTCAAGACTCTCAAAGCCACAGTTCTCGAAGAAGCTCCCCAGAGTCGGAGAGGCAGGCACGTTCCCGAGCGGGATCCTATGACAGCAGGGAGAGGCTGCCGGAGAGGGAGCGAGAAAGGGAGCGGGAGCAGGAACAACTCTCTAGAGAGAGGGAGCGCAAGGACGGGAGGCAGCGGGACTGGGACAGGGAGCCTGAGACCAGGGACTGGTCTCGAGGACGGGAGGCAAATAGGAACAGGGAGCAGAGAGATAGGGACAGAGAGCTACGCAGAAGGGACATAGACCCTGATCGGGAGAGACACATTCCAGAGGGACATGATCGTGACATTTCTTTACATGGGGAGGTGAAGAGGTTAGAGCCTAAGCAGGAGAAAGATTTTGAACCACTACTGTGTGAAGCTGTACCCGTTGAGGCAGAAAGAACAGAAAAGACACTAGACAGTCTACATGAGCTGGAGGAAGCAAATGAAGCGGAGAAGCCTCATAGTTTGGCAG GGGACGATGATGGTAAAGCAGACGATGTCCAGTCCCTTGGATCAGGTGGAGAGGAGTATGAGCCCATCAGTGATGATGAGCTGGATGAAATCCTGGCTGAAGGGGCAGAAAAAAGGGAGGATCAGCAGGATGATGACAAGATGCTGG ACCCTATGCATGCAATCGATGTGGACTGGTCTAGCCTGATGCCCAAGAAGCACATAGAAGCTCGAGAGCCCGGGGCAGCCCTGCTGAAGTTCACACCTGGAGCAGTCCTGTTGAGAACTGGCATTTCCAAGAGGCTTGCAGGCCCTCAGCTCTTCTCCAGGGTGAAGGAAGCCTGTCGTGGAGAACTGGAAGACCCAAGTG atgcaGAGAAGTTGTTTGAGCATGAGTTGGGTGCCCTCAACATGGCAGCACTgaagaggaaagaggagagagctGGTCTGCTAAGGAACCTGGGCCCCTGTTGCAAAGCTCTGTGTTCCAGGAGGGACATTGCAATCCGCAAACAGCTGCTAAAGAATGAAAAG GGAACAACAAAGCAGATGTACACAAACCCCCCGGTGGTGGACAATGAGTTACTCCAGTTGAGTCTTCGTTTGTTCAAGAGGAAGACGGCATTCCAAGTGCCAAACCAGGAAAAGACTGAGAGCAGCAGCACCCTTTCTCAGCCAACTGTACAATCTGAAGTCTGTGTCTCCTAG